The Apium graveolens cultivar Ventura chromosome 10, ASM990537v1, whole genome shotgun sequence nucleotide sequence tttattgtctattctgtttataaacttttgattgtttcgatgatagataagttatggttattgatctagtatcgagagatatctgttaagcattccacacacgaacgtttctggtttgtgagttggtttgtgggatttattcgaactctgttttaagtcattgcattcttagaggcattggcttattcatttgattatggttattctgaggagATCGATTGCATTAtaatttagttgcattcacgtagttgcattcatgcattaggtttgttttgtagttttgagtctgtttatgtttgaggacaagcatcgattcaagtttgggggtgtgataagtggattttatatccacttggaacgctttattgtaagcttaaattggtgttttagactcaagttgttggtattttaatgtgtctttgtgttattacatttcaggtatcagttaaatgaagaaatgagcttttaaaggaaatatgataaaaagtgatcagatttggaagacaaagccattgtcaagttgtagagaatctcttTAGATttgcgtgggcagttgaatcgcctaattctgatgagtagaactcaagttatggccaaaataagattcatcagaattttccagaagccGCCCACGCGGCCGCGTCAGACCCACACGCGACCGCATGCTGATGCGCGGCTGATTTCGgtgatttcgctgaaaaagccttttttgagtggaatttggTAATTTTAAGGGTACAGGTCCACTtggggcttatatatacttaaaaaaagggttttcatcattcatgaagattgggagatcaaggagaagacctagaagcacaaaacaactctgaaaaagaagatcttgttttctacttgtgattctttgaaaatagttgtaactttTGATGCTCATTTTCATTGTTGTTGAACTTAGACCttttttattcgtactttgattattattcagtttataaagaccttgttttataccatatTTTCATTaaaacccatgatgacgatgaattcaattatgggctaatcgttatcatgggattctagcggatttacttatggatttcaataattaatttgtttcgatatttTGGTGTGTcgtgattgattgatatcctagtattggttgtgcttattcgtcttatgtgcgtagctaacatataagatagcgtgttaatctctattgaagcgacagtgaatatggaggtttagaacttgtcatgctagcataggttcatgtattagtgatgcatgatttgtaggtaattttaaccatcttacttgccctatgtaatcacgatagataacttgcgcattaaaccgttatgttttcaattcttatagacatataaggactaagcataattggtgtctattcaacttctatctcttttgtggatgcttggtagtagggtattcgtacaacgaaagttggtgtttactagtttcgtgttatctgattagtgtcatcaccattacatgctaaggttaagaacaataaggctattgaatgaattatttaatgaagttagaatctcatgtttgtcatatatagtcattcaacctcaattctcttagttaatgttatttagtataatttcttaatttaataaaaacccaatttgttatttgtcttagcattgagcgataaccatacattgttgcatatgtgcataaattgaacttaacctaaaccagtctatgtgagaacgaatctgatttatatcttatactacttgcaaacgcgtatacttgcgtgaatattagcgcgtgttctcGTCCTAACAAAACTGGACGGTTGAGATGATATCATGTATCGAGGTGTTCTTTCCTTATTGTATTCAGGGTTTGTGCTCTTATTATTGGATTTTCCCCGGGCCTATATAAATATGGCATATCATActctataaaataaataatatttttttccaaatataatattatcttTAACCGTCCTTAAATACTAATAGAATATTTTTAAACTCTTACATTTTCCAACAATACAAGATTTTTCAGGAACGAACTAAACACCTTGCCCCTGTATCAGGGGCTATATTGATGCCCAGTTCACCCAAATTTACCATGTTCAGGCTTATTTGCAGTTGGTAGAAATGTTTAAAAATTCACTTGGTTTTTCAAAGCTTCGATTTTTGTCCAAGCCttctgtaaaaaaaaaaaaagattttTGTCCAACGCTGAACTTGATCTTGTTTTACAACCACCAAGTCCAGCTTAAGGGGAGATATTGAAATCCAAGTACATAGGAGGTAGTTTAGTCCCTTCACAGTAATTCGTTTTTTACATTATCTAGAAAATTAGTTACATGATCGTAGATAGTTTGTTACGTGAGTGGGAAAGTGAGTAACATGATCTAGCCAGTCTATATTGTTTTCTGTTAGTTCAGATGGATACACATTTTCTGGTATGAATGAATGGTTTCTTTTTCTACAAACTAAGATGAAGATGATCTTCATCTTCTCATGATCTAATTACTTTATAAGTTAAGATTTACATCACTTTCGAGAACAATTATCAAGACAACATGAGAAAAAATTATCAATTTAAACACAACAAGGCAACACATTGATTCAGGCAATTATAGAAAAAGACCAGTTATGAAAAATCTGATAGCATATGCAGAACGACATTCTCAACTTTCACCACTAATACATAATCATTTTTATTAGCCTCTGTATTCATTTAGACTTTTTTCTTGAACATTTTGACTGAATCACAACCATGCAGGATTCTTCAAGGGAGTAACAACAGCCTTGACTTGCAGATAGTTTTGAAGGCTGTAGATCCCCTTTTCCCTGCCAGTCCCACTCATTTTATATCCGCCAAACGGAATCGCAGCATCAAACACATCAAAACAGTTTATCCATACTGTACCAACTCTCAGAGCTCGCATCAAGGTGTTAGCAGTATTAATGTTTTTAGTAAAAACTCCGGCAGCAAGGCCATATTTTGAGGCATTGGCTCTTCTTATCACTTCGTTCAGGTCCCTGTACCAGAAGTTAGGTTAAAAAACTAGAAGAAAGCGAAAAAAGTATTGCATATGAAATACTGTTCAATGTTAACTCACTTGAATTTCAGGATTGACTGCACCGGGCCAAAAATTTCTTCCTGTGCTATCAACATATCATCCTGATTTTCATATATGATAAAGAAACATAATTATTCCATTGGTTTCTACTTTTTCCTTGTTAAATCCATacaaaataagaataattcaaacATACCTGAACATTGGAAAATACGGTAGGTTGGACGTAGTATCCTTTGGAGCCAAATCTTCCACCCCCACATTCGAGGGTAGCATTGCTTTCGTTACCAGATCGTATGAACCTGAGTATTTTCTCAAATTGCTCCGAGTCTATCTGAGAAACGTAAAACATGTGTTATGTTTGTAGACTTGAAATTGCTTTTGTTGAATGTTTAAGATGGATAAATAGGGTCCAGATAATTGAGTGCATATGAATCATCAGTCAAAATAACAGTATTATGTTAATAGGGGCCAATTTGGTCTAGCAACTGACAAGAATGGATAACTTAAACTTCTAGGCATACTTTCTTGAAGCAGTTAAAGAGACGGAATGGGATTGCTGCTTAAATGGCACCTATGAAGTTAAAATACAGAGTACAGACGAGGGAAGACACAAACAGAATACCTGAGGACCTTGTTCAACACCATTCTTGAAGGGATCACCAACTATACGTTTCATAGCACGAGCTTTTGATTTCTCCAAGAATTCATCATAAACACTTTCATGAACAAATGTACGAGAACCAGCACAACAGCATTGCCCCTTACAGGaagaaatatattttaaaattttgcataagtgaagAAAAATGTAAAAGTAATGATGAGGGTCATGACGCAGTCCTCTATGACCCCTCCTAGAAAGCAAGGTTTACAAGGGTTCATTTGCAAACCTGATTAAAAAACAGAGCAAAGTGTGCTTGCTCCACAGCTTCGTCAATGTCAGCATCCTCGCACACAATGAAAGGTGATTTTCCTCCGAGCTCTAATGTTACAGGTTTAAGATTGCTCTGTGCAGCCAATCCTTGTACGATCTTTCCAGTTTCTGTTGAGCCAGTGAAAGCAAGCTGCAAAAAATGGGAACTATTTCATATAATTCCTTGGAAGTAGAGTTGGTGTTAAGAAGCTAGTGACTCTATTTAGTCAGCCACAAAGGCATGTAGATGTACACAAAGCATGCCAACAGATAGCAACGTCAGCCCAAGTTACTGATCTTCAACTTAATTGCCAGTTTGACACGATATTATTGAAAAGTTCACTACATCACTATTTTTATTATCATTCTATTTGAATTACGTTACTTACTTTAGAAGTGTGATTTAGAGAAGAGTATGCAAATAAAAAGTGTGATTTAGAGAAGTGTATGAAGAACGAGAATGCATTGTCTGTACTCTGAAGGAGGATTCTGTTCCACTAAACTTCCACATACTAACAAGTACAAGATATCAATTGATTAAATCTATAGATAAACCTTGTCCACATCCATATGACTTGCTAGAGCTGCACCAGCTGTTGGACCATAGCCAGAAACTACATTTAGAACGCCAGGAGGGAGACCAGCCTGTTACAAGTGTATGCATTAGAATGTAACCAAATAAGACCGATTTTAAATTTTACTTGAGAATGTCTTTTGGTGTTATATCTACCAACTAAACTAAAGGAAGAACACTGTCAGAGTACTCTTGTAAAGCTCTGTAAAAGAACCAGTAGCAGCATATTTAACTGCTTTGACAGACATTCTTTTAATTATGCAGTTCTTCAACTTATGTGTTTTTCCTTCAATAATAAACTTATGCTTATTTTAATTTATCGAATATATAAAATTCATAATCTTAAAAAGCTATAGTAATAACTAATAAGGCTTGAGGATTAGGATTTTTAACCACACCATTACCCTAAAATTCCAGATATGAAAGACAGAGTTGAAGAGAGATTTGGAAAGCGTAGGTTAAAGTCTCTCCACATAAAGAATGAAAAGCtgaaaaaataaagaaaaaaaatacTTGCAGGATTACCTCATGGAACAATTTTGCTACATAGAGAGCAGTCAATGGTGTTTGTTCTGCAGATTTTAGGACAATAGCATTACCACATGCCAATGCAGGCCCAACTTTCCAAGCAAACATGAGAAGAGGAAAGTTCCACGGAATTATCTGCCCAGCGACACCTATCGGCTCATGCAAAGTTTGCACATGGTATGGTCCATCAGCTGGAACTGTGAGGCCATGGATTTTATCTGCCCAACCTGCATAATCGGATCTAATCTTCAGAAATATCTATAAAAATGTGCGTAAATGAGTTCATCGTGAATGTTTATTGTGGAGAAGATGGAAAAAGTTTATGTCGGCACACTTACCAGCATAATAACGAAACAGGCGAACAACTATTGGTATTTCAATTTTGGCAGACTGTTCGTAAGGTTTCCCATTGTCCCATGTTTCAAGAGCTGCTATGTCATCATTGTGCTTCTCCACCAAATCCGCAAACCGCAACATGATTCGTGATCTTTCCTGAAACCCAACAGAAATTCAAACAATTTGTAGCGGAAAGAGAATCACAATCTGCTTACAAACAGTTTGTATAGAAAAATTTCCATACGTAAGGGGTCATTCTTGGCCAAGGTCCTTCATCAAATGCCTTGCGTGCAGCAGACACTGCACGATTGATATCTTCTGCATCACCTTCAGCAATGTCTGCAATTACTTCCCCCGTTCGAGGATCCAAAGTTGGAAATGTTTTTCCTGAGACCAATTGACAGAAATATCATCATGTATATCAACACCAAAAAAAAATCAATGAGTGCCAATTGGCACAATATGTTTATTAGTCGAGAAATGAAAACATACCAGATGCAGAATCGACAAACTGGCCATTGATAAGTAGCTTGGTGTAATTGATTTCAACAGGTGGAGCAATGGGTTCCTCGGCTACTGCAGCAGTGCTAAACCTGTTGATGCCCCTTCTCAGAATAGAGTATCTCCCTGAAGATTCAGACTTTTAGGCAAAAATGGTATCCAATTCTGTTA carries:
- the LOC141689793 gene encoding benzaldehyde dehydrogenase, mitochondrial-like; this translates as MAARRLSSILVSRSLSLSSASASPFLSQGRYSILRRGINRFSTAAVAEEPIAPPVEINYTKLLINGQFVDSASGKTFPTLDPRTGEVIADIAEGDAEDINRAVSAARKAFDEGPWPRMTPYERSRIMLRFADLVEKHNDDIAALETWDNGKPYEQSAKIEIPIVVRLFRYYAGWADKIHGLTVPADGPYHVQTLHEPIGVAGQIIPWNFPLLMFAWKVGPALACGNAIVLKSAEQTPLTALYVAKLFHEAGLPPGVLNVVSGYGPTAGAALASHMDVDKLAFTGSTETGKIVQGLAAQSNLKPVTLELGGKSPFIVCEDADIDEAVEQAHFALFFNQGQCCCAGSRTFVHESVYDEFLEKSKARAMKRIVGDPFKNGVEQGPQIDSEQFEKILRFIRSGNESNATLECGGGRFGSKGYYVQPTVFSNVQDDMLIAQEEIFGPVQSILKFKDLNEVIRRANASKYGLAAGVFTKNINTANTLMRALRVGTVWINCFDVFDAAIPFGGYKMSGTGREKGIYSLQNYLQVKAVVTPLKNPAWL